The window TATAAGGCACTGGACAAATTTTAGGTCAGAACCGCTCTATTTTAACGGAGCGTTGCTGCATTTTATGAGAGGGTCGCCGTATTTTTGGGGATGGCCCCTATTTCTTATATGGATGCCTCCATGTTTTGGAGGACAGCCGACATTTTTTAAGAGAAGGTCCGCTGGAGGACATGGATCTCATGGTGGACCCCACTAAACAGAAGCTGGTCGGCGCCCACGGCGATCAAGCTTTGGGGCTTATCTACTAATGGGCGCCCTTGGGCTTTCCCCTTGTTAAGAACCCGCTATCCTGGGGGAGTTTTAACAGCCCCATGGATAGCGGTTGGCACTATGCGCCAGGTTCTGCGTTGCCCCCGGCATTTCTGCGTTAGTTCCGGTTATTGCGTTATGGCCACAATCTTAGTTGCGTAGCTGCTCCATCCGTCCGCCGCTTTATAGGCAGCCAGGATGCTTTCGGGCACCTGGATTGCCAGATCGGCATGGGTACCGTAAAACGCCACAACACCCAGTGTTGCCAAAGGCGTTGTGTCCCGTAGTATCGTCATGTTTTTCAGGCTGCTGCAGCCATAGAACGCACCGACGCCGATAGAAGTAACACCGTTGGGAATGGTAGCCGAGGTCAGGCTGTAGCAGTTAACGAACGCCAATTCGCCAATAGCGGTCAGCGTATCCGGCAGGATGATGGACACAAGCCGGTCATAATTCGTTCTGGCATATGTGGCGCTTTCGGATATATCTTCAATACTGGTGAGGGTGCAGCCGCTCAGATCATAGGTAACATATTTATCATTTGGAATCGCGGCAAAAAGTTTGTGCAGGGGGTCGGCGCCTTCGCTGTTGCTTCCCGAAAGGTTCACAGCACCGGAAATGGCGACAACAAGGGGAGCATAGCTCGTGGTTCCGCCGCTTGCCGCTGCGATAAGGGTTTTCATATCGCCTATATTATCTGGAGTAATAACCACATTTGTGTCTTCCTTTTGCAGTGTCAGGTCTTTGCCTATAACATTGCCGCCGGTTACCGCGAACTCCGCACTGGTATTGGTTTTGTAGCCGCTCTTGGACGCTTCGATGGTGTATGTCCCTGCGCCCGCGCCGGTAATGGTATAGGTTCCGTCCACCGCGGTGCTTACCGCAACCCCTTGGGCTGCAGCGCCGTTCTTAAGCTGCACTGATGCGCCGCTTAGGCCGCCTGAGGCATCGCTGCCTCTAATCGTTCCGCTGATCTGGTATGTGACTACATCATCGCCTGCGCCAAGGCCGCAGCTCGAAAACACAAGGCCGAATGCGAGCAAGGCCGCCGCTATTCCCCTTAGTAAAACTTTGTTTTTCTTCATTGGATACTTCCTTTGCGGTTTTTATGTCCCGCCGACTTACGGTATCAGTGCAGATACCAGCGGCCCCCAGGGGCCTTTATTTGTACGGCGAAATTGCTAACGGTTGAAGCGTATTTGCCTCCGAATGGGGCAGTTTTGCCTGAAAAGGGGGATGTAACTATTGGGTACTTGACACTTTGTATTTTAGCTAAAGTATAATGTGAGCCGTCGCGGGAAATCTGCTTTTATGTTTACCGTTTCCTGAAACATGGGGATAGTGTACTACTTACGGGGAATTTGTCAATAATCCGATGGATTTTCCGACAAAATCCGGATACCGGTTATTAAGGTAAAGAGCGGAAAGTGTATCTATCAAACTATAGGCTTCCGCCCAGAGCTGGTTTGCGGCTATTTAACATTGCATTTTCTGGTTGTTTACCCCATACTAGTAACAGAGGTTGGCTATGAATGAACCAAGTGATTATATCTCCATCGACCCCGCAATCCGTTTTGGGAAGCCCTGCATCAAGGGAACCCGGATCGCGGTTGGCGACATACTCGGCTGGCTTTCCTCCGGCATGAACCATGCGGAAATAATTGAGGACTACCCTGAATTGCAGGAAGTTCATATCCTCTCTGCCCTTGCCTTCGCTGCCCAACGTGACGCCATGACCAAACTGGTTGTCCATTCCACCCAAGCTGTAAAGTCAGCGTGAAATTGTTGCTTGACGCCAATATCTCCTGGCGTCTTTGCTCAGTCCTTGCTCCCCGTTTTGGCGAGTGTGCCCATGTGAACAAGACGATCCTTCCATTCCCGGCTACAGATACCCAAATATGGAATCATGCCAAAGAGAACAACTATATTATTGTCACCCAGGATGCTGATTTTCTCAATTTCCTCCAGACAAAAGGCTATCCTCCCAAGATCATCCTTCTTCATACCGGGAACATCAGTACTAAAGAGGCTGAAAAGATACTATTACAGGCCAAGCCCTCTATTGAAGAACTGGACAGCAAAGACTTGGGGTTGTTGGAAATTTGGTAAATTGGCTATAAACTGCCAGCTCCACTCGGGGCTTGCCCCAGGGTTGTTGATTAAGGTAAAGAGCGGAAAGTGTATTACTCCCCTAATGCGAGGAGCGTCTCTTGTAACTTGGCCCGTAACAAGGGGTCTGATAGCTTCCGGGGCTCCACCTTCCCGTGTGGGTTCGGTATGACCCGATAGGCGCCGTTTCCCAAAGCAGTATATACATCAGCGACGAGCTTGTCCGCCACTTCAACAGAACCCTAGCGGGTCAGCACCTCTTCCCTGTCCGAAAGTATCACATCCAGGGTTTGGGCTTTCCCTGCCCTGAGAATTTCCACTTTGATGATTTCGCCGGGCTTGTTGTCTTCCAGGGCAGAGTACAGATCCTTCAGGCTGTTGGTTTTCATGCCATCCACGGAAGTGATGATGTCGCCCCCAAGGTAGATGACGCTGCGGCCGTACTGGACCGGTTCTGTGCCCTGGCGCAGACCTGCCCTTTCGGCAAAGCCGCTGTGCCTGGTCCGCGAAACCAGAAGGCCCGAGCTGACCGGAAGCTTGGCATAGCTCACCAGGGAGGGGAAGATTTGCACTACTGTGGCATCTATCCAGCCCCGCTTCACCTTGCCGTATTCGATGATTTCGGCTACCACCCGTTTGGCTGTGTTGATGGGCACCGCAAAGCCTATGCCCACGGAACCGCCGGAAGGCGAGTAGATCATGGTATTGATGCCTATCATCTTTCCCTTGGTGTCGAGAAGGGGGCCCCCCGAGTTGCCGGGGTTGATGGACGCATCGGTCTGGATCATGTCCCTGATGATGTTGTTGGCGGAGATTTGTATGGGCCGCCCGAGACCTGAGACTATGCCCACCGTGAGGGTTCTTTCCAGGGCAAAGGGGTTGCCTATGGCAAGCACCTTTTGGCCCACCTTGAGGCCGTCGGAACTGCCAAAGGGTATGGTCCTGAGATCCGTCCCCCTGGGGGGTTCGAATTTCAGGACCGCGATATCGTTTTCAGGGTCAGTCCCGACAATAGTGCCTTCGAACTGGCTGCCGTCGGACAGGTTGATGAAAACCTTGTAGGCGTTCTGGATAACGTGGTTGTTGGTGAGCACAAAGCCCCTGGTGTCTATGATGGAGCCGGAGCCGGAGCCGCCTTCCTGAGGGACAGGCTCGAGGAACCAGTTGATGGCCACGGTTTCGGTGGTGATGTTCACTACGCCGGGGTTGAGCTGTTCATAAATGTTGATATTCTCCCATTCATCCTTGGTGTAGAGATCCTGATCCGCGGTGTTGATTTTGAGGGGGCTGGCGGACTGGAGGAGCTCCGGTACATTGGCGGCGGCTTTTTCTGCCTGCCCCGCCTGCGAGACCCCGGCGGCCCCGTCGCCCCCTGCCCCGCTGCCAAAGCCCGGGAATTTAAAAAGCCCCAGCCCCAGGGCAAGCATCACCCCTATAAGGCCGGTAAGAACCGAAAAAAAGACCACCTGCCTGCGGCTGTATAATTTCATTCTGTCCCCCATATCTTATCGTGCCCATCTTAATATATATTGAAAGAACTGTCGATAAGATAATGGAAATGGATAAATTTCTCTTGCATTATTTTTCATTAACTCTCCTTCTGCTGCTTCCGGCCTCCCTCTTTGCCCTGGACACGCCTACAGGCAAGATCGAGGACGATTCGTCCCTGCGCATAAGCCTGACCGATTCATGGTTCCACGAAACCCCCGGCAGGGTACTCAACAAAAAGGCCGAGTACCACACCCTCAAGGGCGGCGGAAGGATACAGGTGAGGGTCGAAGCCAGCAAAGACGAATTCATGATCGTCCTTGCCCGGGAACTCCAGGGAAGCAATTCCTACCCCGGCTGGGCCCAGGGCTCATGGGTACTCACCCGCAGCCGCAGCGATGGCGCACCAACCCGCATACGCATCTTCCCGAGGAGCGACCCTTACGTATACATACAATTCCGCCCCTTCAGCCTTGACAAGTGCCAGATGGATGTTGTGCTTTACGACGGCTATATAGTCCGATCTCTCCCCTTGCCCATCTCCTTCGAGCGTCTCTACACGCTGCCCGTGGAAGAGGCGCTGGCATCGGCGGGCGACAAATTCCCCCGCAAATATTTTGAAGCCGACCCCGATATGTACCGGGATCAGCGGGCCTTCGTTTCGGCAGTCCGCGCCCGGCTCCCCAGCCTCGATTTCCGTGACGATGGCGCCATCGACAGCCGGGGGGACTATGTTTTCATCAACACCCTGGAAAGCCAGATTTCAAGGATCGAGAAAGGACAGCCCCCGGAGGGCCTCAACTGTTCGGGCTTTGCCAAATGGGTGGTGGACGGCATCTTAAAACCCCTCACCGGCGAACTCCTCCCCATACCCCCGTTAAAAGAACCTTTCGGCAATCGGGGCGATTCATTCACCGAACCCTGGGAGCGCGCCAGGGACCCCTTCTTCGGGCTTGACTGGTGCCGCAACCTGGCCTCCCGCGCAGGCGCTGTCCTGCGTTCCCCCGCCTTTGCCGCGCTCGAAGAAATCGAAGTGCGCCGTTGGCCATTCTCCCAGGTCATGACCCGCAGCCCCGACGGGAACAGGATTGTCTCCTACCCGGGCTTCCTCGAAAACGCGGGCTTCGGCATAGAGGGCCTCCACCCCCTGCTCTACACCCTTGCCATAGACGAGCCCAACCGCATCTACCTCGCCGCAGTAAACACCGAAACCGGCGACCCCACCACTGCCCGGAATCCGCGGGGTTTGCCCCGGCTGCGCCAATACTTCCATATAGCAGTGCTGGTTCCCTACTTCAACGAATACGGCAACTTTCAGGTCACGGTTTTTGAAAGCGCGGCAGAAACATCGTTCACTGGGGAAACAGCATTCACGGGGTTCAAGTCCCGGTATCCGGGGCATTTTGTCAATCTTTCGCGGGTGCCTGTGGACGGGAAATTCGAGCCCTAAAAATCGGCGCCTTGCGCCGAAAAGGATTTTGCCATGCGTGTTTTTGTAACAGGAGCGACAGGTTATATCGGTTCCGATGTTGTCCGGGAACTCGTCAATGCCGGACATAAAGTCATTGGCCTGGCCCGCTCGGACAAGGGCGTCGCAAAACTAAAGGAAGCCGGGGCCGAAGCGCACCAAGGTTCGCTTGACGACCTG is drawn from Leadbettera azotonutricia ZAS-9 and contains these coding sequences:
- a CDS encoding DUF433 domain-containing protein yields the protein MNEPSDYISIDPAIRFGKPCIKGTRIAVGDILGWLSSGMNHAEIIEDYPELQEVHILSALAFAAQRDAMTKLVVHSTQAVKSA
- a CDS encoding DUF5615 family PIN-like protein; the encoded protein is MKLLLDANISWRLCSVLAPRFGECAHVNKTILPFPATDTQIWNHAKENNYIIVTQDADFLNFLQTKGYPPKIILLHTGNISTKEAEKILLQAKPSIEELDSKDLGLLEIW
- a CDS encoding S1C family serine protease, yielding MKLYSRRQVVFFSVLTGLIGVMLALGLGLFKFPGFGSGAGGDGAAGVSQAGQAEKAAANVPELLQSASPLKINTADQDLYTKDEWENINIYEQLNPGVVNITTETVAINWFLEPVPQEGGSGSGSIIDTRGFVLTNNHVIQNAYKVFINLSDGSQFEGTIVGTDPENDIAVLKFEPPRGTDLRTIPFGSSDGLKVGQKVLAIGNPFALERTLTVGIVSGLGRPIQISANNIIRDMIQTDASINPGNSGGPLLDTKGKMIGINTMIYSPSGGSVGIGFAVPINTAKRVVAEIIEYGKVKRGWIDATVVQIFPSLVSYAKLPVSSGLLVSRTRHSGFAERAGLRQGTEPVQYGRSVIYLGGDIITSVDGMKTNSLKDLYSALEDNKPGEIIKVEILRAGKAQTLDVILSDREEVLTR
- a CDS encoding leucine-rich repeat protein, whose product is MKKNKVLLRGIAAALLAFGLVFSSCGLGAGDDVVTYQISGTIRGSDASGGLSGASVQLKNGAAAQGVAVSTAVDGTYTITGAGAGTYTIEASKSGYKTNTSAEFAVTGGNVIGKDLTLQKEDTNVVITPDNIGDMKTLIAAASGGTTSYAPLVVAISGAVNLSGSNSEGADPLHKLFAAIPNDKYVTYDLSGCTLTSIEDISESATYARTNYDRLVSIILPDTLTAIGELAFVNCYSLTSATIPNGVTSIGVGAFYGCSSLKNMTILRDTTPLATLGVVAFYGTHADLAIQVPESILAAYKAADGWSSYATKIVAITQ